In a genomic window of Pseudomonas oryzihabitans:
- a CDS encoding FimV/HubP family polar landmark protein, with protein MVRVQQLVRAIAAASALMSGAAEALSLGDIQLNSALNQPLDATINLSDLRDLGTGDLRPSLASPAEFSRAGVDRAFFLNDLKFTPEVRNGRTVIHITSARPVREPYLNFLLEVNWPSGRIVREYTVLLDPPLYTPQAAAAPFAPQVPATPRPRATAPAAPAPAAAPAAQAPSTPGTYTTERRDTLWEVAARNRPSSSVTVDQTMLAIQTLNPDAFIDHNINLMKSGQVLRLPDQAQAKARSQREAVAEIARQTRAWKQGGDGAAAGTPRRQVDAADQPNASEAPATAAPKDKLKLLSGQASEHAGESAGAKGGKGSDQALADRLAVTQESLDTTRRENEELKSRLGDLQSQLDKLQKIMQLKDAQLARMQASMANPQAAGQPAPTAPEAAAATPPATTPQEPAAAATTPPAENASTPPASEAGTGSAPPAASPSEPKVIPVTPSTPATQPTEATNSFLDDILSNPLWLGLIGGSALLALLVLLMINSRRNAVKEAEREREAEAARNETAFDPDPELGDHHGLAGLDLNPNVQDGARDADAQDDALGQADIYMAYGRFSQAAEVLKKASDQEPHRADLRLKLMEVYAEMGDKDGFLREERELKEIGGAQPAVDHLKSRYPAMATVAVGAAAVGAAALAAAHELSEEQSRNQGFSATEDSQDFDLSLDDFGTDDGRSTQPAGPAEEPLFGEAFADAQAKAADSRDDFDFDLNFDPEPAAAATTPAAKDDDFALDFSEFERQGDLARDEAPAASTFDEPLDAREEPVAELPANFDLADFEEQPAAKRESDEEFAARLQEASRQFDAETTKGPAAEEESLDDFDFLSGEDETATKLDLARAYIDMGDPEGARDILDEVLAEGNAGQQQEAREILAQLS; from the coding sequence ATGGTTCGAGTTCAGCAACTGGTGCGGGCAATAGCAGCGGCGAGCGCCTTGATGTCCGGCGCTGCGGAGGCGCTGAGTCTGGGGGACATCCAGCTCAATTCCGCCCTCAATCAGCCTCTCGATGCCACCATCAATCTGTCGGACCTGCGCGATCTCGGTACGGGCGACTTGCGCCCCAGTCTCGCCTCGCCTGCCGAGTTCAGCAGGGCCGGCGTCGACCGGGCCTTCTTCCTGAACGATCTGAAGTTCACGCCCGAGGTGCGCAATGGCCGCACCGTGATTCACATCACCTCGGCGCGTCCGGTACGCGAGCCCTACCTCAATTTCCTGCTCGAGGTGAACTGGCCCAGTGGCCGGATCGTGCGCGAGTACACGGTGCTGCTCGACCCGCCGCTGTACACCCCGCAGGCCGCCGCTGCGCCTTTCGCTCCCCAGGTCCCTGCCACTCCACGTCCGCGTGCCACCGCTCCGGCTGCACCCGCGCCGGCAGCCGCGCCCGCGGCACAAGCGCCCAGCACGCCCGGTACCTACACCACCGAAAGGCGCGATACCCTCTGGGAGGTGGCGGCACGCAATCGGCCGTCCTCCAGCGTCACTGTCGACCAGACCATGCTGGCGATCCAGACGCTGAATCCGGACGCCTTCATCGATCACAACATCAACCTCATGAAGAGCGGCCAGGTGCTGCGCCTGCCCGATCAGGCTCAGGCCAAGGCGCGTTCCCAGCGCGAGGCCGTGGCGGAAATCGCCCGCCAGACCCGCGCCTGGAAGCAGGGTGGCGACGGCGCTGCCGCCGGTACGCCGCGGCGGCAGGTGGATGCTGCCGATCAACCCAATGCCAGCGAAGCACCGGCCACGGCGGCGCCCAAGGACAAGCTCAAGTTGCTGTCCGGCCAAGCCTCCGAGCATGCGGGTGAATCGGCAGGGGCGAAGGGAGGCAAGGGTAGCGATCAGGCTCTCGCTGATCGTCTCGCCGTGACCCAGGAAAGCCTGGATACCACGCGACGCGAGAACGAAGAGCTCAAGAGCCGCCTGGGTGATCTCCAGTCGCAGCTCGACAAGTTGCAGAAGATCATGCAGCTCAAGGACGCCCAGCTCGCGCGGATGCAGGCCAGCATGGCCAATCCCCAGGCGGCGGGTCAGCCGGCACCGACGGCACCAGAGGCTGCGGCCGCCACGCCGCCCGCGACCACTCCCCAGGAGCCAGCGGCTGCCGCCACGACACCGCCGGCAGAGAACGCCTCGACGCCCCCGGCCAGCGAAGCGGGAACCGGCAGTGCGCCGCCCGCTGCCAGCCCGAGCGAGCCCAAGGTCATTCCGGTCACCCCCAGCACTCCGGCGACCCAGCCGACCGAGGCGACCAACAGTTTCCTCGACGATATCCTCAGCAACCCCCTGTGGCTCGGCCTCATCGGCGGCAGCGCGCTGCTGGCGTTGCTGGTGTTGTTGATGATCAACTCCCGGCGCAATGCGGTGAAGGAGGCCGAGCGTGAGCGCGAGGCCGAGGCCGCACGCAACGAGACGGCCTTCGATCCGGATCCCGAGCTGGGCGATCATCATGGGCTGGCCGGTCTGGATCTGAATCCGAACGTTCAGGACGGCGCGCGCGACGCTGATGCCCAGGACGATGCCTTGGGGCAGGCGGACATCTACATGGCCTATGGCCGCTTCAGCCAGGCGGCGGAGGTGCTCAAGAAGGCTAGCGACCAGGAGCCCCATCGCGCCGATCTGCGACTCAAGCTCATGGAAGTCTATGCCGAGATGGGTGACAAGGACGGCTTCCTGCGTGAAGAGCGTGAGCTCAAGGAAATCGGTGGCGCCCAGCCCGCGGTCGATCATCTGAAGTCGCGTTATCCGGCCATGGCCACCGTCGCCGTGGGCGCTGCAGCCGTTGGTGCCGCCGCTCTGGCCGCCGCCCATGAGCTGAGCGAAGAACAGTCGCGTAACCAGGGCTTCTCGGCCACCGAGGACAGCCAGGACTTCGATCTGTCTCTGGATGACTTCGGTACCGACGATGGCCGCTCGACCCAGCCGGCCGGTCCAGCCGAAGAGCCCCTGTTCGGCGAGGCTTTCGCCGATGCCCAGGCCAAGGCCGCCGATTCCCGCGACGATTTCGACTTCGACCTCAATTTCGATCCCGAGCCCGCTGCCGCCGCTACCACTCCTGCCGCCAAGGACGATGACTTCGCCCTGGACTTCAGCGAGTTCGAGCGTCAGGGCGATCTGGCGCGTGACGAGGCGCCTGCCGCCTCGACCTTCGATGAGCCACTGGATGCCCGGGAAGAGCCGGTTGCCGAATTGCCGGCGAATTTCGATCTGGCCGACTTCGAGGAGCAACCCGCAGCCAAGCGCGAAAGCGACGAAGAATTCGCCGCACGCCTGCAGGAAGCCTCGCGTCAATTCGATGCCGAGACGACGAAGGGTCCGGCCGCCGAAGAAGAAAGCCTGGACGACTTCGACTTCCTGTCGGGCGAAGACGAGACCGCCACCAAGCTGGATCTCGCCCGCGCCTACATCGACATGGGCGATCCTGAAGGCGCCCGCGACATCCTCGACGAAGTGCTGGCCGAGGGTAACGCCGGGCAGCAGCAGGAAGCCCGCGAGATCCTCGCCCAGCTCAGCTGA
- a CDS encoding aspartate-semialdehyde dehydrogenase, with protein sequence MTARDIALVGATSAYGEAIRELLDEREVPLGRLHLLASGESAGQNLPFRGSNLRVAGLEGFDFAQVGIAILAVPAAVVESLRPQLIEAGCAVLDLSGASAGACVLPRINGAQLDDLPPATWLGVPLAAAQAAASVAAVLARLNTLVDASLTACLAASGAGRGGVEELARQAAELLNGRPVEARLFDGQLAFNLLGRTGAPAADGYTAQEHRLLDECQQVLGEALPVLDVTAVQAPVFFGDSLALSVRGQDAWMLEQVLEALGDEPGLSFEEDLDCPSAVGDALGREEVLVGRVRRHPRDARRLECWLVADNVRLPALTATQLAELLLKQSA encoded by the coding sequence ATGACTGCCAGAGATATCGCCCTCGTCGGCGCCACCAGCGCCTACGGTGAAGCCATTCGCGAGCTGCTGGACGAGCGTGAAGTCCCCCTCGGCCGCCTGCACCTGCTCGCCAGTGGCGAATCGGCGGGTCAGAATCTGCCGTTCCGAGGCAGCAACCTGCGCGTTGCCGGTCTCGAAGGCTTCGATTTCGCCCAGGTCGGGATCGCCATCCTCGCGGTGCCCGCGGCGGTGGTGGAAAGCCTGAGGCCGCAACTGATCGAGGCCGGCTGTGCGGTGCTGGATCTCAGTGGCGCCTCGGCGGGCGCTTGTGTCCTGCCCCGTATCAACGGTGCGCAGCTCGATGACCTGCCTCCCGCAACCTGGCTCGGTGTACCGCTCGCCGCGGCCCAGGCCGCCGCCAGCGTGGCGGCCGTGCTGGCGCGTCTCAATACCCTGGTCGACGCGTCCCTGACCGCCTGCCTGGCGGCCTCCGGCGCCGGGCGGGGTGGTGTCGAGGAACTGGCTCGCCAGGCCGCCGAGTTGCTCAATGGTCGCCCCGTCGAGGCACGGCTGTTCGACGGCCAGTTGGCCTTCAATCTGCTCGGTCGCACCGGTGCTCCCGCAGCGGATGGCTATACTGCCCAGGAACATCGGCTGCTGGACGAGTGTCAGCAGGTGCTGGGTGAGGCGTTGCCGGTGCTGGACGTCACCGCCGTGCAGGCCCCGGTATTCTTTGGCGACAGTCTCGCCCTGAGCGTGCGTGGCCAGGACGCCTGGATGCTGGAGCAGGTGCTGGAGGCCCTGGGGGACGAGCCCGGGCTATCCTTCGAAGAGGACCTGGACTGTCCTTCGGCGGTAGGCGATGCCCTGGGCCGGGAAGAGGTGCTGGTGGGCCGGGTGCGCCGTCATCCGCGCGATGCCCGGCGGCTGGAATGCTGGCTGGTGGCGGACAACGTCAGGCTGCCGGCGCTTACCGCCACTCAATTGGCCGAATTGTTGCTTAAACAGTCGGCCTAA